The Hyla sarda isolate aHylSar1 chromosome 2, aHylSar1.hap1, whole genome shotgun sequence genome includes the window atcattactataactccccccccccctctcctaatcactactataaccagggggggttatggggagtgATGAGgagcggtgcgggggggggggcacctctcgtcatcacccccataacccccccgcagcacctctcatcacccccataacacccccctttacctctcatcaccccccataacacccccttgaacctcttgtcacccccataacactcctgcacctctcatgacccccataacacccctgcacctctcatcacccccataacacccccctgcacctctcatcacccccataacatcccgcctgcacctcttatcacccccataactccccctgcacctcttatccccccccataacaccccctgcacctctcttcacccccataaccccccataacacccctgcacctcttatcaccccaataacacccctgcacctctcatgacccccataacaccccctgcacctctcatgacccccataacaccccctgcacctctcatgacccccataacacccccctgcacctctcttgacccccataaaaaaactgcacctctcatgacccccataacacccccctgcacctcttatgacccccataacatccccccctgcacctctcatcacccccataacacccccctgcacctctcatcacccccataacaccccccataacccccctgcacctctcatggcccccataacacccccctgcacctctcataacacccccccctcacacacacacacacacctctcatcaccattgtagtcccctaaccaccatacaacCCCCCCGGGCCCGCCGCCCGCCAGGCCCCCcgtgccagtttacttaccctgctggGGATCGATGCCATGACGTGAGGCTGCTGCTCCTAGTCCTGTCGCTGCATATGGAAGATGCTGGAGAACGCGCGGGGACGTAGGCAGgggcaggtcaggtgattggagtagacgcgcgtgcctgcgcggggcacgtgacgtctctactcccatcagcccctgacctgtccggccctgctttgtttcttaaggggcccgcccCCTACAAAAAGGTAATCTAATTGAAATGTGCGGCCtcccggactatgaggcccggtcatagtcctgggggcacccagcggtcagtgagtgacagtcacagtcactcactgacaagcagggccgccatcaggggggtacaagtgacaagccattaaaaaaaaaaaaaaaaagtccagggaCGTCTGGGcccccctgaagctccgggccccatacaggtgtatgggttgtaccccccccctgatggcggctctTGGGGGAAGTGCTCCGTCGCTACAGGATggacaagcaccggctctgctcggggccccccagcctgctcggggccccaagcaattgcttggtttgcctgtcctgtagcgatgaGCCTGGGCAGGACCTGTgtgtgctgctgtagctgtggtccTGAGTTCGCAGGCTGACACATTGACTGATCTTTTTTGTCGGAACTCCTAGCCTCCAGCCACTGCCAATGTTCTGACCCTTGCTGCTGCTGGGGGCGTGCCCCCCTGACGGTGGCCctggctctcagtgttatgcggTTTACGAAACTCAAACATTACCCAATAATATCAAAAGGAATTAAAGGAGTATTTTTTTCTTgtatgactatgctacaagggctgtaaagttagtgtagttcataataaagtgtatgtacctgtgtttgatggctggtctccaaTTCTTATTTTTAGCATCATCAAAATGAGCATTGTCTCCcagcttttcccaggtttcagtgtggcctgagacattaaatcactagtcaggtgttcagagagagcctgtctgcttcaatgggtggagcttggtgggagggagatcatcctccagaagctgggaattgtagtgcaaggtagctcagctgtgctgcaatatgtggggtggctgatgtgtgggaggtagaaAAGTAATCTCACATTTTACAAACAAGGTATcaagggacttgtagttggagcaAGGGAACCCAaaaaggaaatagccatttcacaaaaaaaaaaaagcagcagctTTACGGTGGACACATAATGCAGCCATTTAGCCCCCAAGACAAgcttggatccttcctaagcttgTCTAttgctgtctggcaggtaagtattaaAGTCACCTTAtttcggataacccctttaagaaaactatGTAAAACAGCCAGATCAGCTGTTTTTAACTACCCAACCACCtcgggaataggggataagatgtctaggggtggaatacccctttaatcattattTTATTCAGACCCGATAATTCATTCCAGTAAGAAAATCCCGGCATTTGACAATGTCACCCAGCATGTGCTGCACATTTTAAAATTCCCATTTCTCATGCACAAaatacactttgtttttgcacaatTCTAACAAATAAATGAAAAGAGAGCTGATGTcttcattgttttttttctgaagtacattTAATTTTCATTTTCGCAGTTGGTACAATTAATAAGTAATTTTCCCAACATGCGTTCACAGTACAATAAAAGTTTTCTGTATCCTCTAGAATAGCGTTAAAAGAGAATGGTAGCACCACAGAAAGCCTGTGAACGGTGACCTCTCGCAAACACGGCAAGGGTAAGTGACAGGAGAGGCTTGGTCCTTTACTGCTGGATGCGTCGGATTGACTGGATCTGGAAGGTCTGGGCGTGAGATCCCCATTCTCTCCAGTGCTTGTATTCACCTCCATGGTGGTCGCTTTCCAAAATGTATTGGTAGCCACGGTAACCAGGATATTGGTAGCATACCCAACTGCAAGAAGAAGGCAATTGTAAGAAGATCACAGTCCAAAGCCAGCTGACAATACTTATATGTAGTGCTATTTCACAATACTTACGCGCCACATTGAACCTTCATGGATCCAACTTCATTGTTGCCCCAACCCATTGCTTGTAGGGAAGGATAGTCATCGCACATCTCCCACTGGCGTCCAATAAAGTTCTCTTTCTCAAAGATGACCAGTTTGGATTCCTTTTGATTCTGCAAGGGAAATGATGAATGTAAAGTGCAGAAATCGATAATTCTACCAAAAGTTTGCATACACTAGTAATCTCTAGCAGAAATTTGTTATGGCATACCATGTATTCTCAACATACAAATTCTTTTCTTGACAACATGTCTATTTAGACAATTCACCTATGTTTGTTCACTTACGGCAGAACAGATTGGTCGGAAAGACATCAGGCGCTCAATGTGATAGGCATTGCTGCCACTCCAAGCGTCCCAGCGGGGGTACTCTCCTCTCTCTAGAACAAACTGCTGACCACAGAAACTTGTGTGTTCATATCCAATCCATCtgcataaatataaataaacatattagtAAGCTATAGTCTACTATACAAGCTATATAGCTGGTTAAAACTCACCCCAAGATTAATAGTTTATTCATATATTACTGAACTGGCTTCAGTATACTTTTGCTTGATTTAccccaggaagttgtgtagtcctctcattgtaagTGTGATgtggtctcagcagctccccagctcctccctctctcccaagaGAACCCATCATCCTCCTGTCTCAGAAGGCATGGTTGGATCTTGCCTCAGAGCTCTAGCCCTGCCCcataagtgatgtcatcacctctgaccagctcctacagcctacatcaccatctccctgtcatttacatatatatctttattggaacatttagggaagaatgaggtgtgtttacagcatgctgccttgtgctaaacAATGCTACAGGCAGagtagcagacagggaatgaatacagcagcttATCCAGACTTTCTGTGTGGAAAAAGAAGTCTGCTGTgtagagcaatgttctgcagcagaaaacttgcaggAGTGCTGCAAGAGGAAagtaggcagggtgggaggactgtaataaagagctgagggaaagcaatgcattctggagaTTGTGTTACTGAGTAACTGGCATAGAAAGGGATACACAGGCACACAATACAAATATATTTTTGATGTTTTCAGAACTGGGACAGACAGGTAAGCATGTTATATGCTACTGCAGCATTTCAATGTTTTTAGCTGatgtcggaatacccctttaatcctcctgAGACATCTTAATATCTAAATCATATCACCATACTTACGCTCCGCATTCCACCTTTATAGACCTAATATTGTCAAAGCCGCACTCCATGATGTTTGCACAGGAAGAACTGAATTCCATCCTCTTTCCTTGGAAATTTTCTTGATCATATACAGTGATCTGTAAGAAAAATGTGACTTATATACAGCATAGGTAGGATTTAATTGGTTCTGAATTCAGGGCCATTGCTCATAGCCTTATACTCCACTGGGATATATCTGTTTGTCCATAGATATGTTCGTTGTACATAGAGTCGGAGATATTTCTTTGCATTGTGTTAAAGGGGCACTTCtgtggaaaactaattttttcaattcaactggtggcaaaaagttaaagagatttgtaaattccttctatttaaaaatctcaagccttccagtacttatcagctgctgtatgctccagaagaagttgtatagttattttctgtctgaccacagtgctctctgctgacaaatccccatcgcaaatctatcctgctctgcacagttcctgatatggacagaggtgtcagcagagagcactgtggtcagacagaaaaaaacaactctacttcttctgtagcaaacagcagctgataagtactggaaggcttgagatttttaaatagaaggaatttacaaatctgtttacctttttgccaccagttgaattgaaaaaaaaaaaaaatgttttccacaggagtacccctttaagtgttactaATAAGGCTACTTCCTTCCAAAAACAGTTCCACATCTGTCCACCAGTTTTCTAggctattgcagctcagccccatttAGTTCAATGGTCTTTGTCTGCAGTGTCAGACACAGTTAAAGGACAGGTGTTGCACTGTTTCTGAAAGAGAGCTACCATGTTTTTCTAAGTGGATACAACTCTTTCAGACAGAGCCTCCATGAAACTTAATatgacttaaagggtacctctcatcaaataaacttttgatatattttagattaatgaatgttgaataactttccaatagcatgttaatgaaaaatatgcttctttctattgtatttttcccaatcagtcctgtcagcaagcatttctgactcatgctggagtcctaaacactcagagctaccagcctgctttgttcacagccaaacaggctgtgaacaaagcaggctgtcagctctgagtgttctcctttgtgaacaaagcagactggcagctcgtagtgtttaggactcaagcatgagtctgaaatgcttgctgccaggactggtagggagacccctagtggtaatttcttcaaagtggaaaattaaatagaaagaagcatattttttaataacctgcaattgtaaagttattctgcatacattaatctataatatatcaaaagtttttttttgatgagaggtaccctttaagtgtacAAATCTAATGTTCCTGTTGGGTAAGCCTTGCTATTGCCTTATTATATTAATGCAGATATGTGATTTGTGAATATTATACCATTCTGAATATCAACCATTTCTTTGTTGTTCTTTCCTACTTAAGTCAGATAAGGATGATGAATGGTTATTTTGTTTCACTAGTCTCATGGTTTCTTGTTCTTGGTGCCAAACATAAGAAACTGCTTGAGTCACTGACAAGAAATACAAGAAATAAACACAAGTCCCTCTTTTTAGTCATTTTTGGTAATGCTTTTCTATAACATGATCTCCTCATTGGAACGTGTTCAGGACAAAAGACAGATACTGAGGCGTAGGATCTACATGAAGTCTCGGCATTGTATTTTCTTCTACATAACTATGTTATTTTTATCTCGCCTAACAATCCCATGTAAGCAATCACTGGATACCTTCCAGGGTCCCAGAGGAGCAGGAAGAGGGTTGGTCTGGGCCATTTTTTCAGAGGTGatgtcttctacaaaaaaaacaaaaaaacataatttaaacAATGGAATAGTTCGTCAATCACTATGCTTCCACTCCTAGATCAGATGGGCAGTGAACTCAAGGCAACCTCAAATGACCTGGGTAACATAATAAAAATTATGGAACAAAGGGAAACGTTTCAGAATGCAAATAAATGGTTTGCCAGGCAAATGGCTCCAGTCTTCAAGAAAGTCTCGTTGCTCTTGACAGGTGACCTACATGCATTGTCATAAGACCTGAATACGCACACAACTACCAACCTTTCCAACATACAACCAGCATTATCATAAGTAAAAGATCTAAGTCTATCTTCTTTATAACAGTATGCATATATTATGCATCTAAAAAGAAATCCTTATTGGAAAGAGGCTGCTGTCTCAAAACTActagctaccgtatttttcgccctgtagatcgcaccggcatataagatgcaccctattttaaaggtgcaaaatctagaaaaaaaagattctgcacccaacagtgatcttcaacctgcggacctccagatgttgcaaaactacaactcctagcatgcccgtgtgatgtccccgacgctccggacgtcttcttccccgggatccacgctctccgtcgccgtcatcatgt containing:
- the CRYBA1 gene encoding beta-crystallin A3 isoform X3, whose product is MTVFITFNRPRLPLWLIFGEDITSEKMAQTNPLPAPLGPWKITVYDQENFQGKRMEFSSSCANIMECGFDNIRSIKVECGAWIGYEHTSFCGQQFVLERGEYPRWDAWSGSNAYHIERLMSFRPICSANQKESKLVIFEKENFIGRQWEMCDDYPSLQAMGWGNNEVGSMKVQCGAWVCYQYPGYRGYQYILESDHHGGEYKHWREWGSHAQTFQIQSIRRIQQ
- the CRYBA1 gene encoding beta-crystallin A3 isoform X4, which encodes MEIPPVQTEREDITSEKMAQTNPLPAPLGPWKITVYDQENFQGKRMEFSSSCANIMECGFDNIRSIKVECGAWIGYEHTSFCGQQFVLERGEYPRWDAWSGSNAYHIERLMSFRPICSANQKESKLVIFEKENFIGRQWEMCDDYPSLQAMGWGNNEVGSMKVQCGAWVCYQYPGYRGYQYILESDHHGGEYKHWREWGSHAQTFQIQSIRRIQQ
- the CRYBA1 gene encoding beta-crystallin A3 isoform X2; the encoded protein is MTTSGRRRSSRRPQCRTTLKQDITSEKMAQTNPLPAPLGPWKITVYDQENFQGKRMEFSSSCANIMECGFDNIRSIKVECGAWIGYEHTSFCGQQFVLERGEYPRWDAWSGSNAYHIERLMSFRPICSANQKESKLVIFEKENFIGRQWEMCDDYPSLQAMGWGNNEVGSMKVQCGAWVCYQYPGYRGYQYILESDHHGGEYKHWREWGSHAQTFQIQSIRRIQQ
- the CRYBA1 gene encoding beta-crystallin A3 isoform X5, translated to MAQTNPLPAPLGPWKITVYDQENFQGKRMEFSSSCANIMECGFDNIRSIKVECGAWIGYEHTSFCGQQFVLERGEYPRWDAWSGSNAYHIERLMSFRPICSANQKESKLVIFEKENFIGRQWEMCDDYPSLQAMGWGNNEVGSMKVQCGAWVCYQYPGYRGYQYILESDHHGGEYKHWREWGSHAQTFQIQSIRRIQQ
- the CRYBA1 gene encoding beta-crystallin A3 isoform X1, whose protein sequence is MFVVYGCRIRLGGVKTGFPHTPAGSVRNPIVEDITSEKMAQTNPLPAPLGPWKITVYDQENFQGKRMEFSSSCANIMECGFDNIRSIKVECGAWIGYEHTSFCGQQFVLERGEYPRWDAWSGSNAYHIERLMSFRPICSANQKESKLVIFEKENFIGRQWEMCDDYPSLQAMGWGNNEVGSMKVQCGAWVCYQYPGYRGYQYILESDHHGGEYKHWREWGSHAQTFQIQSIRRIQQ